Proteins co-encoded in one Arachis hypogaea cultivar Tifrunner chromosome 13, arahy.Tifrunner.gnm2.J5K5, whole genome shotgun sequence genomic window:
- the LOC112791887 gene encoding uncharacterized protein isoform X1 produces MNFLMRSTSHVHVERTPIPESPQADTPQTTSGTSSETLDSEDPYSRLSTIEEFDGEIDGEIGNVSGNGSRKDTPILAKHVDVSEEEGWIAIPYKELPKSWNDVSDIQSLHSLDRSFLFPGEQVQIVACLSACKHDTEIITPFKVAAMMSKNGIGHSPEKQNGNIEDRSNSGSGEGKISSSSQEQKEESLSKPKADHPADVSAGESLLRMEVHKRQTALLLQRFENSHFFVRISEYDEPLWSKRSSSEKSGSSEFNDLKASTIGVRETAKDSSSISAIVDRGNFDANISGGVARNSVKCFALPNGDIVVLLQVNVGVNFLRDPCIEILQYEKYQDNVLSPQNQGSSVNMSQDQCGELLMWLLPLDNTHSSPSRPLSPTKLPSSTGTGSASHRHHYSASAGSQSFFAHFRSYSMSSLPQNTSIPPVAPVKAASSKPAFDMEDWDQISFQKLRRKNDVEELLSFRGVSLERERFSVCCGLEGIYTPGRRWRRKLEIIQPVEIHSFAADCNTDDLLCVQIKNVAPADAPDIVIFIDAITIVFDEATKSGLPSSLPISCIEAGHDHSLPNLALRRGEEHSFILKPATWKNLKMQYETNSQLSKSHSGNLASSLNSSPQSLDRRKAALNDDQYAIVVSCRCNYTASQLFFKQPTSWRPRTSRDILISVASEMSGESPGPYARNSPLPVQVLTLQASNFTSEDLTLTVLAPASFTSPPSVVSLNSPTSSMSPFVGFTEFLGRVNVERHTNVTQGQSFSPLVKENEKQSNHGAPQSSSMNDVIPSSGLSCTHLWLQSRVPLGCVPSQSTATIKLELLPLTDGIITLDSLQINVKEKESHTVMGVAKRVGTLQTAVFSRDVTALFCLHLALANLSPHVLIWCHFILGHLCTN; encoded by the exons ATGAATTTCTTGATGCGGTCTACTTCACATGTGCATGTGGAGCGGACACCAATTCCAGAGTCGCCTCAGGCGGATACTCCCCAGACTACTTCTGGGACTTCTTCGGAGACTCTTGACTCTGAGGATCCATATTCACGGTTGTCCACAATTGAAGAGTTTGATGGAGAGATTGATGGTGAAATTGGCAATGTGTCTGGTAACGGTTCAAGAAAGGACACGCCAATTCTAGCTAAGCACGTGGATGTTtctgaagaagaaggatggattgcCATTCCATACA AGGAACTTCCTAAAAGCTGGAATGACGTGTCGGATATACAGTCCCTGCACTCTCTTGATCGTTCATTTCTTTTTCCTG GGGAGCAAGTTCAAATCGTGGCATGCTTGTCTGCATGTAAGCATGATACAGAGATTATCACTCCATTTAAAGTTGCTGCAATGATGAGTAAGAATGGCATAGGTCACAGCCCCGAGAAACAAAATGGAAACATTGAGGACAGAAGTAATTCAGGATCTGGAGAAGGGAAAATCAGTTCCAGTAGTcaagagcagaaagaggaaagccTGTCGAAACCAAAGGCTGATCACCCGGCAGATGTTTCTGCTGGTGAATCCCTTTTAAGGATGGAGGTTCACAAAAGGCAAACTGCATTGTTGTTGCAAAGATTTGAGAATTCTCACTTCTTTGTAAGGATATCGGAGTATGATGAACCATTATGGTCCAAACGAAGTTCATCAGAAAAGTCCGGCTCCTCTGAATTCAATGATCTGAAGGCCTCAACAATTGGAGTTAGAGAGACTGCAAAAGACTCGTCTTCTATTAGTGCTATTGTTGATAGAGgaaattttgatgcaaatattTCTGGTGGTGTGGCAAGAAATTCTGTCAAGTGTTTTGCTCTCCCTAATGGAGACATAGTG GTTCTTTTACAGGTGAATGTGGGTGTTAATTTTCTTAGAGACCCTTGTATAGAAATCCTTCAATATGAAAAGTACCAGGATAATGTATTGTCTCCACAGAACCAGGGCAGTTCAGTTAACATGAGTCAGGATCAGTGTGGTGAACTATTGATGTGGTTACTTCCATTAGATAACACTCACTCCTCCCCTTCTCGACCATTATCTCCTACTAAGTTACCTTCAAGTACAGGAACTGGAAGCGCTTCTCACAGACACCATTATTCTGCTTCCGCTGGGTCTCAGTCATTCTTTGCCCATTTCAGAAGTTACTCCATGTCATCATTACCCCAAAATACTAGTATTCCACCTGTTGCTCCTGTTAAGGCAGCTAGTTCTAAGCCAGCCTTTGACATGGAGGATTGGGATCAGATCTCATTTCAGAAGTTAAGGAGAAAAAATGATGTTGAAGAACTTTTATCTTTTCGAGGAGTCTCATTAGAGCGAGAAAGATTTTCTGTTTGCTGTGGATTAGAAGGTATTTATACACCCGGAAGAAGATGGAGAAGGAAACTTGAAATAATACAACCTGTGGAGATTCATTCTTTTGCTGCCGACTGCAATACAGATGATCTTTTGTGCGTTCAGATAAAG AATGTTGCTCCTGCAGATGCTCCAGATATTGTGATATTTATAGATGCCATAACAATTGTTTTTGATGAGGCTACCAAAAGTGGACTACCATCATCATTACCAATTTCATGTATTGAAGCTGGACATGATCATTCTTTACCAAATTTAGCCCTCAG GAGAGGGGAAGAGCATTCTTTTATTCTTAAACCTGCAACTTGGAAGAATCTTAAGATGCAGTATGAAACAAATTCTCAATTGTCAAAATCACATTCTGGAAACTTGGCATCATCATTAAATTCTTCACCTCAGAGTCTTGACCGAAGGAAGGCTGCTTTGAATGATGATCAATATGCAATTGTGGTATCTTGTCGATGTAATTATACAG CTTCACAATTATTCTTCAAGCAACCAACCAGTTGGCGACCACGTACATCAAGGGATATACTGATCTCCGTTGCATCTGAGATGTCAGGAGAGTCTCCTGGACCTTATGCAAGAAATTCCCCACTTCCTGTGCAG GTCTTGACTCTTCAAGCTTCAAATTTTACATCTGAAGATTTAACTTTGACGGTGCTTGCTCCAGCCTCATTTACTTCACCACCTTCAGTGGTCTCACTGAATTCACCCACTAGTTCAATGAGTCCATTTGTTGGTTTCACTGAGTTTTTGGGAAGGGTGAATGTTGAAAGGCATACTAATGTTACCCAAGGACAGAGCTTCAGTCCTCTTGTAAAAGAAAATGAGAAACAAAGCAATCATGGTGCACCTCAGTCATCTTCAATGAATGATGTCATTCCTAGTTCTGGTCTGAGTTGTACACATTTATGGCTGCAGAGTAGAGTTCCACTTGG TTGTGTACCATCTCAATCCACAGCAACTATTAAGCTTGAGCTACTTCCATTGACTGATGGCATAATCACGCTTGACTCATTGCAAATTAATGTCAAAGAAAAAG AATCACACACGGTTATGGGTGTAGCAAAAAGAGTTGGAACTTTACAGACAGCAGTTTTTAGTCGAGATGTTACAGCCTTGTTTTGCCTTCACCTAGCTTTGGCAAACCTTTCCCCCCATGTGCtcatttggtgtcattttattctAGGTCATTTATGTACCAATTGA
- the LOC112791888 gene encoding serine/threonine-protein kinase PBL34, protein MGLGAENGKVVEHLDVCKSKGGKKKKKKESGIVEEEQETGCWVRLRLFGSCISSRSKVDSSVSGTSTNYAESKSTIDTSRDQPTLPVVSSTTTSNAESNASTSKLEEELKVALRLRKFTFNDLKLATRNFRPESLLGEGGFGCVFKGWIEENGTAPVKPGTGLTVAVKTLNHDGLQGHKEWLAEVNFLGDLVHPNLVKLIGYCIEDDQRLLVYEFMPRGSLENHLFRRSLPLPWSIRMKIALGAAKGLAFLHEEAERPVIYRDFKTSNILLDSDYNAKLSDFGLAKDGPEGDKTHVSTRVMGTYGYAAPEYVMTGHLTSRSDVYSFGVVLLEMLTGRRSMDKNRPNGEHNLVEWARPHLGEKRRFYRLIDPRLEGHFSIKGAQKATSLAAHCLSRDPKARPLMSEVVEALKPLPNLKDMASSSYYFQTIQADRFSASPNTRNGRTQGALLTRNGQHPRSLSIPHGTHASPYHHQFPQQSPKPNGKAQS, encoded by the exons ATGGGTTTGGGTGCTGAGAATGGTAAGGTGGTGGAGCATTTGGATGTGTGTAAATCAAAGGgtgggaaaaagaagaagaagaaagagagtgggATAGTTGAAGAGGAACAAGAGACTGGGTGTTGGGTTAGGCTTAGGTTATTTGGGAGCTGCATTTCTTCAAGATCCAAGGTTGATAGCTCTGTTAGTGGCACCAGCACCAATTATG CCGAAAGTAAATCAACTATTGACACAAGTAGAGACCAACCAACGCTTCCAGTTGTCTCTTCTACAACAACTAGTAATGCTGAAAGCAATGCATCCACTTCCAAACTTGAAGAGGAGCTTAAAGTTGCTTTGAGGCTGCGAAAGTTCACTTTCAATGATCTTAAGTTGGCAACAAGAAATTTTCGGCCCGAGAGTCTTCTTGGTGAAGGTGGGTTTGGTTGTGTGTTCAAGGGATGGATCGAAGAAAATGGAACTGCTCCTGTGAAACCTGGTACAGGGCTCACTGTTGCTGTAAAAACCCTCAACCATGATGGACTCCAGGGTCATAAAGAATGGCTG GCTGAAGTAAATTTTCTGGGTGATCTAGTTCATCCAAACCTTGTTAAACTTATAGGTTACTGTATCGAAGATGATCAAAGGTTGCTAGTATATGAGTTCATGCCTCGGGGAAGTCTAGAAAACCACTTGTTTAGGA GATCCCTGCCTCTTCCATGGTCCATTAGGATGAAAATTGCACTGGGAGCTGCAAAAGGTCTTGCTTTTCTTCACGAGGAAGCAGAACGACCAGTAATATATCGGGATTTCAAGACTTCCAATATACTATTGGATTCG GACTACAATGCCAAGCTCTCTGACTTTGGACTCGCAAAAGATGGTCCTGAGGGTGATAAAACCCATGTCTCCACTCGAGTGATGGGAACCTATGGTTATGCAGCACCAGAGTATGTCATGACAG GACATCTTACGTCAAGAAGTGATGTGTATAGTTTCGGAGTAGTACTACTTGAGATGTTGACTGGCAGAAGATCTATGGACAAAAACCGACCCAATGGCGAACATAACCTCGTGGAATGGGCTAGACCGCATCTAGGAGAGAAAAGAAGGTTCTACCGGTTGATAGACCCTCGCTTGGAGGGTCACTTCTCCATAAAAGGAGCTCAGAAAGCAACTAGTTTGGCTGCACATTGCCTTAGTAGAGATCCAAAGGCAAGGCCTCTCATGAGTGAAGTCGTAGAAGCTTTAAAGCCTCTGCCAAACCTCAAGGACATGGCTAGTTCATCATATTATTTCCAGACAATTCAAGCTGACCGGTTCAGTGCAAGCCCGAATACTAGAAACGGACGAACACAAGGCGCATTACTGACGCGGAACGGGCAGCATCCGAGGAGCCTTTCGATACCACATGGTACACATGCATCTCCATATCACCATCAGTTTCCCCAACAATCACCAAAACCAAATGGAAAGGCACAGAGTTGA
- the LOC112791887 gene encoding uncharacterized protein isoform X2, with translation MNFLMRSTSHVHVERTPIPESPQADTPQTTSGTSSETLDSEDPYSRLSTIEEFDGEIDGEIGNVSGNGSRKDTPILAKHVDVSEEEGWIAIPYKELPKSWNDVSDIQSLHSLDRSFLFPGEQVQIVACLSACKHDTEIITPFKVAAMMSKNGIGHSPEKQNGNIEDRSNSGSGEGKISSSSQEQKEESLSKPKADHPADVSAGESLLRMEVHKRQTALLLQRFENSHFFVRISEYDEPLWSKRSSSEKSGSSEFNDLKASTIGVRETAKDSSSISAIVDRGNFDANISGGVARNSVKCFALPNGDIVVLLQVNVGVNFLRDPCIEILQYEKYQDNVLSPQNQGSSVNMSQDQCGELLMWLLPLDNTHSSPSRPLSPTKLPSSTGTGSASHRHHYSASAGSQSFFAHFRSYSMSSLPQNTSIPPVAPVKAASSKPAFDMEDWDQISFQKLRRKNDVEELLSFRGVSLERERFSVCCGLEGIYTPGRRWRRKLEIIQPVEIHSFAADCNTDDLLCVQIKNVAPADAPDIVIFIDAITIVFDEATKSGLPSSLPISCIEAGHDHSLPNLALRRGEEHSFILKPATWKNLKMQYETNSQLSKSHSGNLASSLNSSPQSLDRRKAALNDDQYAIVVSCRCNYTASQLFFKQPTSWRPRTSRDILISVASEMSGESPGPYARNSPLPVQVLTLQASNFTSEDLTLTVLAPASFTSPPSVVSLNSPTSSMSPFVGFTEFLGRVNVERHTNVTQGQSFSPLVKENEKQSNHGAPQSSSMNDVIPSSGLSCTHLWLQSRVPLGCVPSQSTATIKLELLPLTDGIITLDSLQINVKEKGVAYIPEHSLKINATSSISKGII, from the exons ATGAATTTCTTGATGCGGTCTACTTCACATGTGCATGTGGAGCGGACACCAATTCCAGAGTCGCCTCAGGCGGATACTCCCCAGACTACTTCTGGGACTTCTTCGGAGACTCTTGACTCTGAGGATCCATATTCACGGTTGTCCACAATTGAAGAGTTTGATGGAGAGATTGATGGTGAAATTGGCAATGTGTCTGGTAACGGTTCAAGAAAGGACACGCCAATTCTAGCTAAGCACGTGGATGTTtctgaagaagaaggatggattgcCATTCCATACA AGGAACTTCCTAAAAGCTGGAATGACGTGTCGGATATACAGTCCCTGCACTCTCTTGATCGTTCATTTCTTTTTCCTG GGGAGCAAGTTCAAATCGTGGCATGCTTGTCTGCATGTAAGCATGATACAGAGATTATCACTCCATTTAAAGTTGCTGCAATGATGAGTAAGAATGGCATAGGTCACAGCCCCGAGAAACAAAATGGAAACATTGAGGACAGAAGTAATTCAGGATCTGGAGAAGGGAAAATCAGTTCCAGTAGTcaagagcagaaagaggaaagccTGTCGAAACCAAAGGCTGATCACCCGGCAGATGTTTCTGCTGGTGAATCCCTTTTAAGGATGGAGGTTCACAAAAGGCAAACTGCATTGTTGTTGCAAAGATTTGAGAATTCTCACTTCTTTGTAAGGATATCGGAGTATGATGAACCATTATGGTCCAAACGAAGTTCATCAGAAAAGTCCGGCTCCTCTGAATTCAATGATCTGAAGGCCTCAACAATTGGAGTTAGAGAGACTGCAAAAGACTCGTCTTCTATTAGTGCTATTGTTGATAGAGgaaattttgatgcaaatattTCTGGTGGTGTGGCAAGAAATTCTGTCAAGTGTTTTGCTCTCCCTAATGGAGACATAGTG GTTCTTTTACAGGTGAATGTGGGTGTTAATTTTCTTAGAGACCCTTGTATAGAAATCCTTCAATATGAAAAGTACCAGGATAATGTATTGTCTCCACAGAACCAGGGCAGTTCAGTTAACATGAGTCAGGATCAGTGTGGTGAACTATTGATGTGGTTACTTCCATTAGATAACACTCACTCCTCCCCTTCTCGACCATTATCTCCTACTAAGTTACCTTCAAGTACAGGAACTGGAAGCGCTTCTCACAGACACCATTATTCTGCTTCCGCTGGGTCTCAGTCATTCTTTGCCCATTTCAGAAGTTACTCCATGTCATCATTACCCCAAAATACTAGTATTCCACCTGTTGCTCCTGTTAAGGCAGCTAGTTCTAAGCCAGCCTTTGACATGGAGGATTGGGATCAGATCTCATTTCAGAAGTTAAGGAGAAAAAATGATGTTGAAGAACTTTTATCTTTTCGAGGAGTCTCATTAGAGCGAGAAAGATTTTCTGTTTGCTGTGGATTAGAAGGTATTTATACACCCGGAAGAAGATGGAGAAGGAAACTTGAAATAATACAACCTGTGGAGATTCATTCTTTTGCTGCCGACTGCAATACAGATGATCTTTTGTGCGTTCAGATAAAG AATGTTGCTCCTGCAGATGCTCCAGATATTGTGATATTTATAGATGCCATAACAATTGTTTTTGATGAGGCTACCAAAAGTGGACTACCATCATCATTACCAATTTCATGTATTGAAGCTGGACATGATCATTCTTTACCAAATTTAGCCCTCAG GAGAGGGGAAGAGCATTCTTTTATTCTTAAACCTGCAACTTGGAAGAATCTTAAGATGCAGTATGAAACAAATTCTCAATTGTCAAAATCACATTCTGGAAACTTGGCATCATCATTAAATTCTTCACCTCAGAGTCTTGACCGAAGGAAGGCTGCTTTGAATGATGATCAATATGCAATTGTGGTATCTTGTCGATGTAATTATACAG CTTCACAATTATTCTTCAAGCAACCAACCAGTTGGCGACCACGTACATCAAGGGATATACTGATCTCCGTTGCATCTGAGATGTCAGGAGAGTCTCCTGGACCTTATGCAAGAAATTCCCCACTTCCTGTGCAG GTCTTGACTCTTCAAGCTTCAAATTTTACATCTGAAGATTTAACTTTGACGGTGCTTGCTCCAGCCTCATTTACTTCACCACCTTCAGTGGTCTCACTGAATTCACCCACTAGTTCAATGAGTCCATTTGTTGGTTTCACTGAGTTTTTGGGAAGGGTGAATGTTGAAAGGCATACTAATGTTACCCAAGGACAGAGCTTCAGTCCTCTTGTAAAAGAAAATGAGAAACAAAGCAATCATGGTGCACCTCAGTCATCTTCAATGAATGATGTCATTCCTAGTTCTGGTCTGAGTTGTACACATTTATGGCTGCAGAGTAGAGTTCCACTTGG TTGTGTACCATCTCAATCCACAGCAACTATTAAGCTTGAGCTACTTCCATTGACTGATGGCATAATCACGCTTGACTCATTGCAAATTAATGTCAAAGAAAAAG GTGTTGCCTATATCCCTGAGCACTCACTGAAGATAAATGCAACTTCCAGCATTTCCAAGGGCATTATTTAA